Proteins found in one Ignavibacteriota bacterium genomic segment:
- the bshC gene encoding bacillithiol biosynthesis cysteine-adding enzyme BshC — MTDNYCINFSSLPHSGEGFSDLFCDYVDNYSKLQNFFALDFRKRNLYAKLAEDICKRFTKRTELVSLLRQQNDAFMSNTKTAEHIQLFSESNTVAIVTGQQVGMLGGPLYTIYKTITAIKLAGELQALLPDFHFVPVFWLEGEDHDFQEMNNIGLLDTENQPKRIEYLYGGTASEKNIGAIGEVVFDEHLKSFFEQIQNTLLPTEFRQPVLDTLQASYKPQANFNFAFAGWMNSLFPDAGLVFISSNSKEAKQLLKHLFVKELNEFPAMTQRIIEQSARLEDDYHAQIKPRALNLFCFHKGGRYLIEPREHDFSLKGIRQYFSKEEMLKFADETPEFFSPNVALRPMCQDTLLPTLAYVAGPSEVAYFAQLKSVYSYFNIPMPVIYPRASATLLEQRQISIMNKYGLNIETFLKDADKVASEVISALSEVKVDDLFGDATRRMFDIANELKFGLEMIDPTLIGPLENTQAKLEEVLMLLKSKAMEAQRKKHEVALRQISRVSNNVFPDGTFQERFLNLSYFLNKYGLHFHERLMTELSIEEFKHQFIPVT, encoded by the coding sequence ATGACCGATAACTACTGTATTAATTTCTCTTCTCTTCCCCACTCAGGCGAAGGTTTCTCAGACTTATTCTGCGACTACGTTGACAACTATTCCAAACTACAAAATTTCTTCGCACTTGATTTCAGAAAGAGAAATCTCTACGCAAAACTTGCCGAAGATATTTGTAAACGATTTACAAAACGAACCGAGTTAGTTTCTTTACTCCGGCAACAAAATGATGCGTTCATGTCCAATACAAAAACGGCAGAACATATTCAATTATTTTCTGAATCAAATACCGTAGCGATTGTTACAGGTCAGCAAGTGGGAATGTTGGGCGGACCACTCTACACGATTTACAAAACGATTACCGCTATTAAACTTGCAGGAGAATTGCAAGCGCTTCTCCCCGATTTTCATTTCGTCCCGGTATTTTGGCTTGAAGGTGAAGACCACGACTTTCAGGAAATGAATAACATCGGTTTGCTTGATACGGAAAATCAACCGAAGCGCATCGAGTACCTTTATGGTGGAACAGCATCCGAGAAAAACATCGGGGCTATCGGGGAAGTAGTGTTTGATGAACATCTCAAATCTTTTTTTGAGCAAATCCAAAATACTCTTCTCCCTACTGAGTTTCGTCAGCCGGTGCTTGATACTTTGCAAGCAAGTTACAAGCCTCAGGCAAATTTCAATTTCGCATTTGCAGGTTGGATGAACTCACTCTTCCCCGATGCAGGACTTGTGTTCATTTCATCAAACAGCAAAGAAGCAAAGCAACTGTTGAAACATTTGTTCGTGAAGGAACTGAACGAGTTCCCGGCAATGACTCAGCGAATTATTGAACAAAGTGCGAGACTTGAAGATGATTATCATGCGCAAATAAAACCTCGTGCGTTAAATCTCTTTTGCTTTCATAAAGGTGGCAGATATTTAATTGAACCGCGTGAACATGATTTCAGTCTGAAAGGCATCCGTCAATATTTCTCGAAAGAAGAAATGCTGAAATTTGCTGATGAAACTCCGGAGTTCTTCAGCCCGAATGTTGCTCTCCGCCCCATGTGTCAGGATACACTCCTTCCGACTCTTGCGTATGTTGCCGGACCTTCTGAGGTTGCATATTTCGCTCAACTGAAAAGCGTTTATTCGTACTTCAATATTCCAATGCCGGTTATCTACCCTCGCGCAAGCGCCACACTTCTTGAACAACGGCAAATCTCAATCATGAACAAATACGGTCTGAACATAGAAACGTTTTTGAAGGATGCGGATAAGGTCGCCTCAGAAGTTATCAGCGCGCTTTCGGAAGTGAAGGTTGATGATTTATTCGGCGATGCGACACGGAGAATGTTCGACATTGCCAACGAATTGAAGTTCGGACTTGAAATGATTGACCCGACACTCATCGGTCCTTTGGAAAACACGCAGGCAAAACTTGAAGAAGTCCTCATGCTTCTCAAGAGTAAAGCAATGGAAGCACAACGAAAGAAACACGAAGTTGCCTTACGGCAAATCAGCCGTGTCTCCAACAATGTTTTCCCGGACGGCACATTTCAGGAGCGATTTCTCAATCTCTCATATTTCCTGAACAAATATGGCTTGCACTTTCATGAGCGCCTTATGACTGAATTATCAATCGAAGAATTCAAACATCAATTCATACCGGTGACATAA